In Sedimenticola thiotaurini, the following proteins share a genomic window:
- the guaB gene encoding IMP dehydrogenase — translation MRLVQEALTFDDVLLLPAHSSVLPKDVDLSTQFTREIRLNIPLVSAAMDTVTESRLAIAMALEGGIGIMHKNMTAEQQAAEVRAVKRYESGVIIDPITVGPSMTIGELVKITQANKISGVPVVDGDDLVGIVTNRDVRFETRMNEPVSAIMTPKERLITVKEGADRDEVMSKLRANRIEKILLVNDAFQLRGMITVKDIQKAKDYPFACRDDQERLRVGAAVGVGEGTEERVEALVAAGVDVIVVDTAHGHSKGVLDRVAWVKQTFPQVQVIGGNIATAAAARALVEAGADAVKVGIGPGSICTTRIVAGVGVPQITAVANVAEALEGTGVPLIADGGLRFSGDIAKVLAAGAYTVMIGGLLAGTEEAPGEVEIYQGRSYKAYRGMGSLGAMQARHGSADRYFQEDTQDSDKLVPEGIEGRVPYKGPLVNVITQLIGGVRASMGYTGCANIDEMRTKPEFVRVTNAGMRESHVHDVAITKEAPNYRQS, via the coding sequence ATGCGCCTCGTTCAGGAAGCCCTTACCTTTGATGATGTCCTGCTTCTGCCCGCCCACTCCAGCGTATTGCCCAAGGATGTGGACCTGAGCACCCAGTTCACCCGCGAAATCCGGTTAAATATACCCCTGGTTTCCGCTGCCATGGACACGGTGACCGAATCCCGCCTGGCGATAGCGATGGCTTTGGAAGGCGGCATCGGCATCATGCACAAAAATATGACAGCTGAACAGCAGGCTGCCGAAGTTCGCGCAGTCAAGCGCTACGAGAGCGGTGTCATTATCGACCCGATCACCGTGGGGCCCTCCATGACGATTGGCGAGTTGGTCAAGATCACCCAGGCGAACAAGATCTCCGGGGTGCCGGTGGTTGATGGGGACGATCTGGTGGGCATCGTTACCAACCGGGATGTGCGTTTTGAGACCCGTATGAATGAGCCGGTCTCGGCCATTATGACCCCCAAGGAGCGCCTGATCACGGTCAAGGAGGGCGCGGATCGGGACGAGGTGATGTCCAAGCTGCGAGCCAACCGTATCGAGAAGATTCTGCTGGTCAACGACGCCTTCCAGCTACGCGGCATGATCACGGTGAAGGACATCCAGAAGGCCAAGGATTACCCCTTCGCCTGTCGTGACGACCAGGAACGGCTGCGGGTCGGCGCCGCCGTCGGGGTCGGCGAGGGAACCGAGGAGCGCGTCGAGGCCCTGGTGGCAGCCGGAGTTGACGTAATCGTGGTGGATACCGCCCACGGTCACTCCAAGGGCGTGCTGGATCGGGTGGCCTGGGTTAAGCAGACTTTTCCTCAGGTGCAGGTGATCGGCGGCAATATTGCGACCGCAGCAGCAGCCCGGGCTCTGGTGGAGGCGGGTGCGGATGCGGTCAAGGTCGGTATCGGTCCCGGATCGATCTGTACCACCCGCATCGTCGCCGGCGTCGGGGTTCCCCAGATTACCGCCGTGGCCAACGTGGCCGAGGCGCTGGAAGGCACCGGCGTACCGCTGATCGCCGATGGTGGTCTGCGTTTCTCCGGTGATATCGCCAAGGTCCTGGCCGCCGGCGCCTACACCGTGATGATTGGTGGATTGCTGGCCGGTACCGAGGAAGCGCCGGGCGAGGTGGAGATTTACCAGGGTCGTTCCTACAAGGCCTATCGGGGCATGGGCAGCCTGGGCGCGATGCAGGCGCGGCACGGCTCTGCTGATCGCTATTTTCAGGAAGATACCCAGGACTCCGACAAGCTGGTGCCTGAAGGTATCGAGGGCCGCGTGCCCTATAAAGGTCCGCTGGTGAATGTGATCACCCAGCTGATCGGTGGCGTACGGGCCAGCATGGGTTACACTGGCTGTGCCAACATCGACGAAATGCGCACCAAGCCGGAGTTCGTCCGGGTGACCAACGCCGGTATGCGCGAGTCGCACGTACATGATGTGGCCATCACCAAAGAGGCGCCCAACTATCGCCAGAGTTGA
- the xseA gene encoding exodeoxyribonuclease VII large subunit gives MPPSDTELNFQRDIYSVSRLNSEVRAVLEGSFPLLWVEGEISNLARPASGHIYFTLKDPQAQVRCAMFRMKRQRLRFQPENGLKVLIRARVGLYEGRGEFQLVAEHMELAGEGDLQQAFDALKLKLQQEGLFDSSHKLPLPLLPKRIGLITSPSGAAIRDVLSVLQRRLPAVPILIYPTQVQGEEAPRSLVNALRLAEQRQDCDLLILTRGGGSLEDLMAFNDEAVARVIHDLTIPLISAVGHEVDFTIADFVADRRAPTPSVAAELATPDREEVLDRINSLQRRIRLATIRHLTDSRRSLENLTKRLERGHPGNRLQQQLQYLDDLSLRLARGIRSQLDRRLATIGLLESRLQGVIPTHQIRRQREQFDGLSHRLILAAAANLRIKRQSLESAIGKLDTLSPLATLHRGYSITRVLPSHELLQQASQVQPGDELETRVMDGTLISVVSRIDSN, from the coding sequence ATGCCCCCCAGTGATACAGAACTTAATTTCCAGCGGGATATCTACAGTGTCTCCCGCCTCAACAGCGAGGTCCGGGCCGTGCTGGAGGGCAGCTTTCCGCTGCTCTGGGTAGAGGGGGAGATCTCCAACCTGGCGCGCCCCGCCTCGGGCCATATCTATTTCACCCTGAAAGATCCCCAGGCCCAGGTGCGCTGTGCCATGTTCCGCATGAAGCGCCAGCGACTGCGCTTCCAGCCGGAAAACGGCCTCAAGGTACTGATCCGGGCCCGGGTGGGCCTGTACGAGGGCCGTGGCGAGTTCCAGCTGGTGGCGGAGCACATGGAGCTGGCAGGCGAAGGGGATCTGCAACAGGCCTTTGACGCCCTGAAACTGAAGCTGCAGCAGGAGGGGCTTTTCGACAGCAGCCATAAACTGCCCCTGCCCCTGCTGCCGAAACGGATCGGGCTGATCACCTCCCCCAGTGGCGCCGCCATCCGGGACGTGCTGAGCGTACTGCAGCGACGACTGCCTGCCGTGCCAATTCTGATCTACCCGACCCAGGTCCAGGGAGAGGAGGCCCCACGCTCCCTGGTCAACGCCCTGCGGTTGGCCGAACAACGCCAGGATTGCGATCTGCTGATCCTGACCCGGGGTGGCGGCTCCCTGGAAGACCTGATGGCGTTCAACGATGAGGCGGTAGCCCGGGTCATCCACGATCTCACCATCCCGCTGATCTCCGCAGTGGGTCACGAGGTGGATTTCACCATTGCCGATTTCGTCGCCGACCGGCGCGCCCCGACCCCGTCAGTGGCGGCGGAGCTGGCCACTCCGGACAGAGAGGAAGTGCTGGACCGGATCAACTCCCTGCAACGGCGTATCCGCCTGGCAACGATCCGCCATCTTACCGATAGCCGCAGGAGCCTGGAGAACCTCACCAAGCGGTTGGAGCGGGGCCATCCGGGTAACCGGTTGCAGCAGCAGCTACAGTACCTGGATGACCTGAGCCTACGCCTGGCGCGCGGTATCCGGAGTCAACTGGACCGGCGCCTGGCGACCATCGGGTTACTGGAAAGTCGGCTGCAGGGAGTTATCCCGACTCACCAGATCCGGCGACAACGGGAACAGTTCGACGGACTCAGTCATCGGCTTATCCTGGCCGCCGCCGCCAACTTGCGCATCAAACGTCAATCCCTCGAATCGGCCATCGGAAAACTGGACACCCTGAGCCCGCTCGCCACACTCCATCGCGGCTACTCCATCACCCGGGTACTGCCGAGCCATGAGCTGTTGCAACAGGCCAGCCAGGTGCAGCCCGGTGACGAACTGGAGACCCGGGTCATGGATGGAACCCTCATCTCGGTGGTTAGCCGTATCGACAGCAATTAA
- a CDS encoding Bcr/CflA family multidrug efflux MFS transporter — translation MISPKSLLTAAIIASLVAIGPLSTDMYLPAFPMLMQSFDADINQVQNTLSIFLIGFALAQLIYGPLSDRFGRKPVLMGGLLLFALSSLAIVFTDSISTLSALRLLQAIGGSAGPVLGRAMVRDIYGPTESARLLSYISTAMAVAPAAAPIIGGYLLVWFGWHSIFLFLAVYGAIGLLLLGIRIPETAPPGSHHVMSVSSLLKNYGILLKHPTWRWYTLTCSFVFAGLFSFLSGSSFIIIEFLGYKEEQFGLFFALVVIGFMLGTQIAGRLVRRIGINRLLGYGSLIAATGGISMLILALAEVHHVAAVVVPHMVYMVGVGIVMPQSMAGALAPFPHMAGAASALLGFIQMSFAAGVGVLVGHYHDGSPLTMSFSIALMGTLTLISFRRLQRINRQNEDDDQDGEEEPASAA, via the coding sequence ATGATCTCACCAAAATCCCTTCTCACCGCAGCCATCATTGCCTCTCTGGTAGCCATTGGCCCGCTCTCCACCGACATGTATCTGCCGGCCTTTCCCATGCTGATGCAGAGCTTCGATGCCGATATCAACCAGGTGCAGAATACCCTGAGTATATTTCTGATCGGCTTCGCCCTGGCCCAGCTGATCTACGGCCCGTTGTCCGACCGGTTCGGCCGAAAGCCGGTGTTGATGGGCGGATTACTGCTGTTTGCCCTGAGCAGCCTGGCGATTGTCTTTACCGACTCCATCAGCACCCTCTCAGCGCTGCGCCTGTTGCAGGCCATCGGTGGCAGCGCCGGGCCGGTGCTGGGGCGCGCCATGGTGCGGGACATTTACGGCCCCACGGAATCGGCTCGCCTGCTCTCCTACATCAGTACCGCCATGGCAGTGGCCCCGGCTGCTGCGCCCATTATCGGCGGTTACCTGTTGGTCTGGTTTGGCTGGCACTCCATCTTCCTGTTTCTTGCCGTCTACGGCGCTATCGGTCTCCTGCTACTGGGGATACGCATCCCGGAAACCGCACCGCCTGGCAGCCACCACGTTATGTCCGTCAGCAGTCTGCTGAAAAACTACGGTATTCTGCTGAAACACCCGACCTGGCGCTGGTACACGCTCACTTGCAGCTTTGTCTTTGCCGGGCTGTTCTCTTTTCTGTCCGGTTCATCTTTTATCATCATTGAGTTTCTCGGTTACAAGGAGGAGCAGTTCGGGCTCTTTTTTGCCCTGGTGGTGATCGGTTTCATGCTCGGCACCCAGATCGCCGGTCGCCTGGTACGCCGCATCGGTATCAACCGGCTGCTCGGTTATGGTTCGCTGATCGCCGCCACCGGCGGCATCAGTATGCTGATCCTGGCCCTGGCCGAAGTGCATCATGTGGCTGCGGTGGTGGTGCCCCATATGGTCTATATGGTTGGCGTCGGCATTGTCATGCCGCAATCCATGGCAGGCGCCCTGGCCCCGTTCCCGCACATGGCGGGTGCCGCATCGGCATTACTCGGTTTTATCCAGATGTCGTTCGCTGCCGGCGTGGGTGTACTGGTAGGGCACTATCATGATGGCTCTCCACTCACCATGTCCTTCTCCATCGCCCTGATGGGCACGCTCACTCTGATCAGTTTCCGCCGGCTGCAGCGGATCAATCGGCAAAACGAAGATGATGATCAGGATGGCGAAGAGGAGCCGGCCAGCGCCGCATAA
- the der gene encoding ribosome biogenesis GTPase Der, with the protein MLPVIALVGRPNVGKSTLFNRLTRSRDALVADQPGLTRDRQYGVGKLGDRPYVVVDTGGLSGEESGVDQLMEQQVQAAIAEADHILFLLDARAGCTPADAVIASQLRRTGKPVSAVVNKSENLDGAMAGADFFSLGLGEPLPISAAHGRGVRSLINDVLDAFPEPDGLAPEQDTGTLIAVVGRPNVGKSTLVNRMLGEERVVAFDQPGTTRDSVFITYTHDDKPYTLIDTAGVRRRARVSEMIEKFSVIKTLQAIERANVVMLVLDAQQGVGEQDATLAGHILESGRALVVVINKWDGLQPDQRDRVKDDIDRKLPFLDFAAKRFISALHGSGVGKLYQALDSAYANATRKLATPELTRILEWTVQEHQPPMVHGRRIKLRYAHQGGQNPPIIVIHGNQTDAVPTTYKRYLVNRFREVLKLTGTPIRIEFKSGDNPFKDRKNKLTQRQVQKRQRLKSHSKRK; encoded by the coding sequence ATGCTGCCCGTAATTGCCCTGGTAGGCCGACCCAATGTGGGCAAGTCGACCCTGTTTAACCGGTTGACCCGAAGTCGTGATGCGCTGGTGGCGGATCAGCCGGGATTGACCCGCGATCGTCAGTATGGGGTTGGTAAGCTGGGCGACCGTCCCTACGTGGTAGTGGATACCGGCGGCCTGAGTGGCGAGGAGAGCGGGGTCGATCAGCTGATGGAACAGCAGGTGCAGGCGGCCATTGCAGAAGCCGACCATATTCTCTTTCTGCTGGATGCCCGGGCCGGCTGCACGCCCGCGGATGCCGTCATCGCAAGCCAACTCCGCCGTACCGGCAAGCCGGTCAGCGCGGTGGTGAACAAGAGTGAAAACCTGGATGGGGCGATGGCCGGTGCGGATTTTTTCTCCCTGGGGCTGGGTGAGCCCTTACCCATTTCCGCCGCCCATGGCCGTGGCGTGCGCTCTCTGATCAATGACGTGCTGGACGCGTTCCCCGAACCGGACGGGCTGGCGCCGGAGCAGGATACCGGCACCCTGATCGCCGTGGTGGGTCGCCCCAATGTGGGAAAATCCACCCTGGTTAATCGGATGCTCGGCGAGGAGCGGGTGGTCGCTTTTGACCAGCCGGGTACCACCCGGGACAGCGTTTTCATCACCTACACCCATGATGACAAACCCTACACGCTGATCGATACGGCCGGTGTCCGGCGTCGCGCCCGGGTCAGTGAAATGATCGAGAAGTTCAGCGTCATCAAGACGTTGCAGGCGATTGAACGGGCCAATGTGGTGATGCTGGTGCTGGATGCACAGCAAGGTGTTGGTGAACAGGATGCGACCCTGGCGGGGCACATTCTGGAGAGCGGTCGTGCCCTGGTGGTGGTGATCAATAAATGGGATGGCCTGCAACCGGACCAACGGGATCGGGTCAAGGATGATATCGACCGGAAACTGCCATTTCTCGATTTTGCCGCCAAGCGTTTCATCTCCGCACTGCACGGTTCCGGTGTGGGCAAACTCTACCAGGCGCTGGATTCAGCCTATGCCAATGCCACCCGCAAACTGGCCACCCCGGAGTTGACCCGCATCCTTGAATGGACAGTGCAGGAGCACCAACCACCTATGGTGCATGGACGTCGGATCAAACTGCGCTATGCTCACCAGGGTGGGCAGAATCCACCGATTATCGTGATTCATGGCAATCAGACCGATGCGGTACCAACCACCTATAAACGTTATCTGGTGAACCGTTTCCGGGAGGTACTGAAACTGACCGGCACGCCGATCCGCATCGAGTTCAAATCGGGTGACAACCCTTTCAAGGATCGCAAGAACAAGCTGACCCAGCGCCAGGTGCAGAAGCGTCAGCGACTTAAATCCCATAGTAAGCGCAAGTAG
- the bamB gene encoding outer membrane protein assembly factor BamB: MTRYLLSLPLVLLLAGCSSMNPLNWLSDEDNSEPPAELVEMASSVPARVIWSASIGDGADEQRVKLVPFVAGDRIYGASRSGTVRALEAATGRPVWSVDTELEISGGPGAGEGLVLFGTSNAEVVALEQDTGQEKWRAQVSSEVLSVPKAGRGVVVVHTIDGKLFGLDAENGAEKWVYDRSIPVLTLHGSSSPVIVDGYVICGFASGKLVMLDLQKGDLLWEITVSAPSGRSELERMVDIDGDPLVIGDVVYAVTYQGEMTAVSIQTGIVLWRRKLSSYAGMGADYGQIYVSDEADHVVSVDPGNGSALWKNKALQYRKLTAPMVLGEHVLVGDFEGYLHFLSRVDGRLEGRVRIAKSAISTPPLVIDGVVYIYADGGEMAAVTISDS, encoded by the coding sequence ATGACGCGCTATCTGTTGAGTTTGCCGCTGGTGCTCCTGCTGGCTGGTTGCAGTTCCATGAATCCGCTTAACTGGCTGTCCGATGAGGACAATTCAGAGCCGCCTGCGGAACTGGTGGAGATGGCCAGTTCCGTCCCTGCCCGGGTGATCTGGTCGGCTTCGATCGGCGATGGTGCGGATGAACAGCGGGTCAAGCTGGTTCCCTTTGTGGCGGGGGATCGGATCTACGGTGCCAGTCGAAGTGGCACGGTGCGTGCCCTGGAAGCGGCCACCGGTCGACCTGTCTGGTCGGTCGATACTGAACTGGAGATCTCCGGCGGACCCGGTGCCGGCGAAGGTTTGGTGCTGTTCGGCACCAGTAATGCCGAAGTGGTTGCCCTGGAACAGGATACCGGGCAGGAGAAATGGCGGGCCCAGGTGAGCAGTGAAGTGCTGTCAGTACCCAAGGCCGGCCGAGGTGTGGTGGTGGTGCATACCATCGACGGCAAGCTGTTTGGGCTGGATGCGGAAAACGGCGCTGAGAAGTGGGTATATGACCGATCCATCCCGGTACTGACGCTGCATGGCAGCAGTTCCCCGGTGATCGTGGATGGTTATGTGATCTGTGGTTTCGCCAGCGGTAAGTTGGTGATGCTGGATCTGCAGAAAGGCGATCTGCTCTGGGAGATCACGGTGTCAGCGCCCAGCGGACGCTCTGAACTGGAGCGAATGGTGGATATCGACGGCGATCCACTGGTAATTGGCGACGTGGTCTATGCCGTTACCTATCAGGGTGAAATGACCGCTGTATCGATCCAGACCGGTATCGTGCTGTGGCGGCGTAAGCTCTCATCCTATGCCGGTATGGGGGCTGATTACGGCCAGATCTATGTCTCTGACGAGGCCGACCATGTGGTGTCGGTGGATCCCGGTAATGGCTCCGCGCTTTGGAAGAACAAAGCGCTTCAGTATCGCAAGCTGACGGCTCCGATGGTGTTGGGTGAGCATGTACTGGTGGGTGATTTTGAAGGTTATCTGCACTTCCTGTCCCGTGTTGACGGTCGCCTGGAAGGACGTGTGCGGATTGCAAAGTCCGCCATTTCAACGCCACCGTTGGTCATTGATGGTGTCGTCTATATTTATGCGGATGGTGGCGAGATGGCTGCCGTGACGATTTCCGATAGCTGA
- a CDS encoding YfgM family protein — translation MVDVNLSEEEQVEALKNWWKENGKSVIAGIVLGLGGVFGWQYWSQHQQQVTEQASQQFELLSNSVATNSPAVVSQAEAIVTQYGQTPYAVFAALDLAKVKFQQGDVDGAKTQLQWVIAEAGDPSLQQIARLRLARLLLDQGALDEASALVAQAPADSFRGDFAELKGDIALQQGNPAAARQAYKEALEYDVSNSALVQMKFDDLAAAE, via the coding sequence ATGGTTGATGTGAATCTGTCCGAAGAGGAACAGGTAGAGGCACTTAAAAACTGGTGGAAAGAGAACGGCAAGTCGGTTATCGCCGGTATTGTTCTCGGCCTGGGTGGTGTGTTTGGCTGGCAATACTGGAGCCAGCATCAGCAGCAGGTCACTGAGCAGGCTTCACAGCAGTTTGAGCTGTTGAGCAACAGTGTGGCGACCAATTCGCCAGCTGTGGTTAGCCAGGCAGAGGCCATCGTGACCCAGTACGGGCAGACCCCCTACGCGGTGTTTGCCGCCCTGGATCTGGCTAAAGTGAAATTCCAACAGGGTGATGTGGATGGGGCGAAGACGCAGTTGCAGTGGGTCATTGCCGAGGCGGGCGACCCCTCCCTGCAGCAGATTGCCCGTCTGCGTCTGGCCCGACTGCTGTTGGATCAGGGGGCTCTGGATGAGGCTTCCGCATTGGTGGCGCAGGCCCCGGCAGACAGCTTCAGGGGCGACTTCGCCGAACTGAAAGGTGATATTGCCCTGCAGCAGGGAAACCCGGCGGCGGCGCGCCAGGCCTATAAGGAGGCGCTGGAATACGATGTGAGCAACAGCGCCCTGGTGCAGATGAAGTTCGATGATCTTGCCGCAGCTGAATAA
- the hisS gene encoding histidine--tRNA ligase, with amino-acid sequence MAKNIQAIRGMHDILPDQTPIWHFLEQQVRTVLDSYGYRELRTPVVEMTDLFKRSIGEVTDIVEKEMYTFEDRNGDSLTLRPECTASCVRAGIENGLFHNQVQRIWYYGPMFRHERPQKGRYRQFYQIGAEAYGLSGPDIDIEMILLTRRFWESLGLDGLELQINTLGTPDERAVYREKLVAYLTEHQTQLDEDSLRRLQSNPLRVLDSKNPAMRELIAAAPSLLDYLGDESKAHFQTLCEGLDAAGVPYVVNTRLVRGLDYYARTVFEWVTDRLGAQGTVCAGGRYDGLVEQLGGKPTPGIGFAMGVERLIVLLQERDNPLQLQTLDAYLVLVGDTPQKQGVLLADRLRRELPELRLLCHCGGGSFKSQFKKADRSGARFALVLGEDELTQGVIGVKHLREEREQEQVALDSLADYLRDMI; translated from the coding sequence ATGGCAAAAAACATACAGGCCATTCGTGGCATGCACGATATCCTGCCCGACCAGACACCCATCTGGCATTTCCTGGAACAGCAAGTGCGCACGGTACTGGACAGTTACGGTTACCGGGAACTGCGCACGCCGGTGGTGGAGATGACGGATCTGTTCAAACGATCCATTGGCGAAGTGACCGATATCGTTGAGAAGGAGATGTACACCTTCGAGGACCGCAATGGCGACAGTCTGACCCTGCGACCGGAGTGCACCGCCAGCTGTGTCCGGGCCGGTATTGAAAATGGGCTGTTTCATAACCAGGTGCAGCGCATCTGGTACTACGGCCCTATGTTCAGGCATGAACGTCCCCAGAAAGGGCGCTATCGCCAGTTCTACCAGATCGGTGCCGAGGCTTACGGACTCAGCGGTCCGGATATCGATATCGAGATGATTCTGCTGACCCGGCGTTTCTGGGAGTCGCTTGGTCTGGATGGCCTGGAACTGCAGATCAACACCCTGGGTACTCCCGATGAACGGGCGGTGTATCGTGAAAAACTGGTCGCCTATCTGACCGAACATCAGACGCAGCTGGATGAAGACAGTCTGCGCCGTCTGCAGAGTAATCCCCTGCGGGTGCTGGACTCCAAAAATCCGGCCATGCGTGAGCTGATTGCAGCGGCTCCCTCGCTTCTGGATTACCTGGGCGACGAGTCAAAAGCCCATTTTCAGACCCTCTGCGAGGGGCTGGACGCCGCCGGTGTGCCCTATGTGGTGAATACCCGCCTGGTGCGTGGACTCGATTACTATGCCCGTACTGTGTTCGAGTGGGTGACCGATCGACTGGGTGCTCAGGGCACCGTCTGTGCCGGTGGACGGTATGACGGGCTGGTGGAGCAACTGGGTGGTAAACCGACCCCCGGCATCGGATTTGCGATGGGGGTGGAGCGGCTGATTGTGTTACTGCAGGAGCGGGACAACCCGTTGCAGTTGCAGACCCTGGATGCCTATCTGGTACTGGTGGGTGATACGCCGCAGAAACAGGGGGTGCTGCTGGCGGACCGGTTGCGGCGGGAACTGCCTGAACTGCGCCTGCTCTGTCACTGTGGTGGTGGCAGTTTCAAAAGCCAGTTCAAAAAAGCGGATCGGAGCGGCGCCCGTTTCGCGCTGGTGTTGGGTGAGGACGAATTAACCCAGGGGGTTATCGGCGTCAAGCATCTACGCGAGGAGCGGGAACAGGAGCAGGTGGCGCTGGACAGCCTGGCAGACTACCTGCGGGACATGATTTGA
- a CDS encoding RodZ domain-containing protein, translating to MNAAENTEEAPDTPVIQGPGKQLRDVRVAKEMDVNRVASLLHLNVSMLEALEADDFSKLPSAVFVQGYLRNYARLLDVPVGPILDAFHLYRPAEEENANLQPAEIKREVRSSHTLIRLITWLIVIAIIGLVVTWWYGYLQWPLGGSAGSDTQAIEQQVDQSLAEPGGPLVAEDGSVTLPALLDKPEILDAPVTEPEESSVTTSSEGPEAGTMVPGEISSEPTEDSAEGMVEAPLAESLAPTAATDQADLSAVVSVSFSDACWTDIKDASGNFRVIGNKVAGDRLVLGGEAPYQMVFGNASAVRVTVRGEPYDLAPHIRGNVAKLTLRIE from the coding sequence ATGAATGCCGCCGAAAATACCGAAGAGGCACCTGATACCCCGGTTATCCAGGGCCCTGGAAAACAGTTGCGGGATGTTCGCGTCGCCAAAGAGATGGACGTCAACCGGGTGGCCAGTCTGCTGCATCTGAACGTCTCCATGCTGGAAGCGCTGGAAGCGGATGATTTCAGCAAATTACCCAGCGCTGTGTTCGTGCAGGGTTATCTGCGTAACTATGCCCGTCTGCTGGATGTGCCGGTGGGCCCCATCCTGGATGCCTTTCATCTCTATCGACCTGCAGAAGAAGAGAACGCCAATCTGCAACCGGCAGAGATCAAGCGGGAGGTGCGCAGCAGTCATACCTTGATTCGACTGATTACCTGGTTGATTGTGATCGCCATAATCGGCCTGGTGGTGACCTGGTGGTATGGCTATCTGCAGTGGCCGCTTGGCGGCAGTGCCGGCAGCGATACCCAGGCGATAGAGCAGCAGGTTGATCAATCCCTGGCGGAACCGGGTGGCCCTCTGGTGGCAGAGGATGGGAGCGTTACGTTACCGGCACTGCTGGATAAACCGGAGATCCTCGATGCGCCCGTTACCGAGCCGGAGGAATCCAGCGTCACGACGAGCAGTGAGGGTCCGGAAGCCGGGACGATGGTCCCGGGTGAGATATCTTCTGAGCCGACTGAAGATAGTGCGGAGGGGATGGTGGAAGCCCCTCTGGCTGAGAGTCTGGCGCCCACTGCAGCAACTGACCAGGCCGACCTGTCAGCGGTGGTCAGCGTCAGCTTCTCCGATGCCTGTTGGACCGACATCAAGGATGCTTCGGGCAATTTTCGGGTGATCGGTAATAAAGTCGCTGGTGATCGCCTGGTGCTTGGCGGCGAAGCGCCCTATCAGATGGTATTCGGCAACGCGTCGGCGGTGAGGGTTACGGTACGTGGAGAACCTTATGATCTGGCTCCCCATATCCGCGGCAACGTTGCCAAATTGACCCTCCGAATTGAGTGA
- the pilW gene encoding type IV pilus biogenesis/stability protein PilW — protein MRRVSILGVLSLLFLAGCQQAGVRPDGSSPDMVDNTGRFGQSSRTGAGDVYVKLAVAYMREGHLDVALQKVKQALAVEPTNAEAHNVIALLYERLDEPDLAEKHFNRSLKLDPKNSYVLNAYASYLCKQQRFEEADKTFLKALDNPLYQTPEVALTNAGICASRNNDLEKAESYLRRALTHNGNFPLALIQMAQLSFQIGENLSSRAYLQRFLERSKPTAASLWLGIQNERVLGDRNAVSSYSLMLKNNFPDSREVQLLRELERQ, from the coding sequence GTGCGTCGGGTCTCTATCTTGGGAGTGTTGTCACTGTTGTTTTTAGCTGGATGCCAACAGGCTGGGGTGCGTCCGGACGGCAGTTCGCCGGATATGGTGGACAATACCGGCCGTTTCGGTCAGAGCAGCCGAACCGGTGCGGGCGACGTGTATGTGAAGCTGGCGGTTGCCTATATGCGGGAGGGTCATCTTGATGTCGCCCTGCAGAAGGTCAAACAGGCGTTGGCAGTGGAGCCGACGAATGCCGAGGCTCATAACGTGATCGCGTTGTTGTATGAACGTCTGGATGAGCCTGATCTGGCGGAGAAACATTTTAATCGCAGCCTGAAACTGGACCCGAAAAACTCCTATGTATTAAACGCCTATGCTTCATACCTGTGTAAACAGCAGCGTTTTGAAGAGGCGGATAAAACTTTTCTGAAGGCGCTGGATAACCCGCTTTACCAGACCCCCGAAGTGGCGTTGACCAACGCCGGCATCTGCGCCTCGCGCAACAATGATTTGGAAAAGGCCGAGAGCTATCTGCGTCGTGCCCTGACGCACAACGGGAATTTTCCGCTGGCGCTGATACAGATGGCGCAATTGAGTTTTCAGATCGGCGAGAACCTCTCTTCCCGGGCCTATCTACAGCGTTTCCTGGAGCGATCCAAACCAACTGCGGCGTCACTCTGGCTGGGTATTCAGAATGAACGGGTGCTGGGTGATCGGAATGCCGTGTCCAGTTATTCGCTGATGTTAAAGAACAACTTCCCCGATTCCCGGGAAGTGCAGCTATTGAGAGAACTGGAACGACAATGA